The following are encoded together in the Parabacteroides chongii genome:
- a CDS encoding putative oxidoreductase C-terminal domain-containing protein, with translation MKNYLVFTMATLLLGTSCSSKKEQTEGFTGAPGEVRLITLDPGHFHAALVQKVSYPQVSKDVFVYAPTGFDVNEHLKRIEGFNARAENPTAWNEVVYTESDYLEKMLAEKKGNVMVQAGNNGKKTEYIKKALEAGIHVLSDKPMAIDSRNFQLLEECFDIARQKNILLYDIMTERNEITTMLQRELSTIPTVYGEQLKGSPEEPAIVKESVHHLFKLVDNKPLTRPVWYFDVTQQGEGIVDVTTHLVDLVQWEAFPEQIIDYKKDIELVDANRWTTSISPEEFRQVTGTDAYPDFLKKDVVNDTLKVYCNGDIVYKIKGVTAKVSVIWNYTFPEGGGDTHFSVMKGSKADLVIRQGQEQGYKPELYIEALPDIDLGTYEKGLETAMSAVADKYPGVSLNKIADNVWQVQIPPKYRVGHEAHFGQVTENYLQYLQDGKLPDWEVPNMIAKYYVTTHALEMAKAKN, from the coding sequence ATGAAAAACTATCTAGTTTTTACCATGGCTACACTTTTATTGGGAACTTCCTGTTCCTCTAAAAAAGAGCAGACTGAAGGTTTTACCGGTGCTCCGGGTGAAGTTAGGCTTATTACGCTCGATCCCGGACATTTTCATGCGGCGCTGGTGCAGAAAGTATCTTATCCGCAGGTTTCCAAAGATGTTTTTGTGTACGCCCCCACCGGTTTCGATGTGAATGAACATTTAAAACGTATCGAAGGATTCAATGCACGTGCGGAGAATCCGACAGCATGGAACGAGGTCGTTTATACGGAATCTGATTATCTGGAGAAAATGCTTGCCGAAAAGAAAGGTAATGTGATGGTCCAGGCGGGAAATAACGGCAAGAAGACCGAGTATATAAAGAAAGCGCTGGAAGCCGGTATTCATGTGCTTTCTGACAAGCCGATGGCGATCGACAGCCGAAACTTCCAATTGCTGGAAGAATGTTTTGATATCGCCAGGCAAAAGAATATTCTGTTATATGACATTATGACGGAAAGGAATGAGATTACAACGATGTTGCAACGTGAACTTTCAACGATCCCGACGGTATATGGCGAACAGTTGAAAGGTTCTCCCGAAGAGCCGGCTATCGTGAAGGAAAGTGTGCATCACCTGTTTAAACTGGTGGATAATAAACCATTGACCCGCCCGGTGTGGTATTTTGACGTGACTCAGCAGGGGGAAGGAATTGTGGATGTGACGACGCACTTGGTGGACCTGGTTCAGTGGGAAGCTTTCCCGGAACAGATCATCGATTATAAAAAGGATATCGAATTGGTCGATGCAAACCGCTGGACGACTTCGATCAGTCCGGAAGAGTTCAGACAGGTAACAGGAACGGATGCTTATCCCGATTTCCTGAAGAAGGATGTCGTGAACGATACGCTGAAGGTGTATTGCAACGGTGATATCGTCTATAAGATCAAAGGTGTGACTGCCAAAGTTTCTGTTATATGGAATTACACTTTCCCGGAAGGTGGCGGCGATACGCATTTCTCTGTCATGAAAGGAAGTAAGGCTGATCTGGTGATCCGCCAGGGACAGGAGCAGGGATATAAGCCGGAGTTGTATATAGAAGCATTACCGGATATCGATTTGGGTACGTATGAAAAGGGATTGGAAACGGCAATGTCTGCTGTTGCGGATAAATATCCGGGAGTTTCTTTAAACAAGATCGCAGATAACGTATGGCAGGTTCAAATTCCTCCAAAATACCGGGTAGGGCATGAGGCTCATTTCGGCCAGGTTACGGAAAATTATCTTCAATATTTGCAGGACGGAAAGTTACCGGACTGGGAGGTTCCGAATATGATTGCCAAGTATTATGTGACAACGCATGCGCTGGAGATGGCGAAAGCGAAGAACTAG
- the dnaK gene encoding molecular chaperone DnaK — MGKIIGIDLGTTNSCVAVLEGNEPVVIANSEGKRTTPSIVAFVEGGERKVGDPAKRQAITNPEKTIFSIKRFMGETYDQVQKEINRVPYKVVRGDNNTPRVDIEGRLYTPQEISAMVLQKMKKTAEDYLGQEVTEAVITVPAYFSDAQRQATKEAGEIAGLNVRRIVNEPTAASLAYGLDKTSKDMKIAVFDLGGGTFDISILELGDGVFEVKSTNGDTHLGGDDFDHVIIDWLAEEFLREEGVDLRKDPMALQRLKEAAEKAKIELSSTTSTEINLPYIMPVNGIPKHLVKTLTRAKFEQLADSLIQACIEPCRQSLKDAGLSTSDIDEVILVGGSTRIPAVQAIVEKFFGKAPSKGVNPDEVVAVGAAIQGGVLTGEVKDVLLLDVTPLSLGIETMGGVMTKLIEANTTIPTKKSETFTTAVDNQPSVEIHILQGERSLAKDNKSIGRFHLDGIPAAQRGVPQIEVTFDIDANGILNVSAKDKGTGKVQSIRIEASSGLSDDEVKRMKDEAAANAEADKKEKERIDKLNQADSMIFQTEKQLKDLGDKLPADKKAPIEAALNKLKEAHKAQDVAGIDAAMTELNTVFQAASQEMYNAQNAQGSSQPGPDFGQQQANNNAGGNKDGGVTDVDFEEVK, encoded by the coding sequence ATGGGAAAGATTATTGGAATCGACTTAGGAACAACCAACTCATGTGTTGCCGTGCTGGAAGGTAACGAACCGGTTGTTATTGCAAACAGCGAAGGTAAAAGAACAACTCCTTCAATCGTTGCATTCGTTGAAGGAGGCGAACGTAAAGTTGGTGATCCCGCAAAACGTCAGGCTATCACCAATCCGGAAAAGACTATATTCTCTATCAAACGTTTCATGGGTGAAACATACGACCAGGTTCAGAAAGAAATCAACCGCGTACCTTATAAAGTAGTACGTGGCGATAACAACACTCCGCGTGTGGATATCGAAGGTCGTCTGTACACTCCGCAGGAAATTTCAGCGATGGTTCTTCAGAAAATGAAGAAAACTGCTGAAGATTATTTAGGACAGGAAGTAACAGAAGCCGTTATCACTGTTCCGGCTTACTTTAGCGATGCGCAACGTCAGGCAACAAAAGAAGCCGGCGAAATTGCCGGTCTGAATGTTCGCCGAATCGTAAACGAACCGACTGCCGCATCACTGGCTTACGGTCTTGATAAGACAAGCAAAGATATGAAGATCGCAGTATTCGACCTTGGTGGCGGTACATTCGATATCTCAATCCTGGAATTAGGTGACGGTGTATTCGAAGTAAAATCAACAAACGGTGATACTCACCTGGGTGGTGATGACTTCGACCACGTGATCATCGACTGGTTGGCAGAAGAATTCCTGCGTGAAGAAGGCGTCGACCTGCGTAAAGATCCGATGGCATTGCAACGTCTGAAAGAGGCTGCAGAAAAAGCAAAAATCGAATTGTCAAGTACAACAAGTACAGAAATCAATCTGCCGTATATCATGCCGGTGAACGGTATTCCAAAGCACCTCGTTAAAACATTGACACGTGCTAAATTCGAACAATTGGCAGACAGCTTGATCCAGGCTTGTATCGAACCTTGCCGTCAGTCATTGAAAGATGCGGGGTTGAGTACTTCCGATATCGACGAAGTGATCCTGGTAGGTGGTTCTACACGTATCCCTGCTGTACAGGCTATCGTTGAGAAATTCTTCGGTAAAGCTCCTTCTAAAGGTGTTAACCCGGACGAAGTTGTAGCTGTAGGTGCTGCTATCCAGGGTGGTGTATTGACAGGTGAAGTAAAAGACGTATTGTTGCTGGATGTTACTCCATTGTCTCTGGGTATCGAAACAATGGGTGGTGTAATGACTAAGCTGATCGAAGCTAACACAACTATCCCTACCAAGAAATCGGAAACATTTACAACTGCTGTCGACAACCAACCGTCTGTAGAAATCCACATCCTGCAGGGTGAACGTTCTTTGGCAAAAGATAATAAGTCTATCGGTCGTTTCCACTTAGACGGAATACCTGCTGCACAGCGTGGCGTACCTCAGATCGAAGTTACTTTCGATATCGATGCCAACGGTATCCTGAATGTATCTGCAAAAGACAAAGGAACCGGTAAAGTACAAAGTATCCGTATCGAAGCTTCCAGTGGTTTGAGTGACGACGAAGTAAAACGTATGAAAGACGAAGCTGCTGCCAACGCAGAAGCCGATAAGAAAGAAAAAGAACGTATCGACAAGCTGAACCAGGCAGACAGTATGATCTTCCAGACTGAAAAGCAGTTGAAAGATCTGGGAGATAAACTTCCGGCTGACAAGAAAGCTCCTATCGAAGCTGCATTGAACAAGCTGAAAGAAGCTCACAAAGCACAGGATGTTGCCGGTATCGATGCTGCTATGACTGAACTGAATACAGTATTCCAGGCTGCAAGCCAGGAAATGTACAACGCTCAGAATGCTCAGGGTAGCTCACAGCCGGGTCCTGACTTCGGACAGCAGCAAGCTAACAACAACGCCGGCGGAAACAAAGACGGTGGTGTTACAGATGTTGACTTCGAGGAAGTAAAATAA